One genomic window of Neisseria sp. oral taxon 014 str. F0314 includes the following:
- the rimP gene encoding ribosome maturation factor RimP: MDIQNILDKTLPGLGYELVDFELTAQGDLRIFIDKEGGITVEDCATVSNHLSRVFTVEDIDYKRLEISSPGLDRPLKKAADFVRFAGRQAKIKTRLPIDGQKNFIGRIENCKNGTVSISFDGKSVDIEFDNIDKARLRPEFNF, encoded by the coding sequence ATGGATATTCAAAATATTCTTGACAAGACTCTGCCGGGCTTGGGTTACGAGCTGGTGGATTTTGAGCTGACCGCGCAAGGTGATTTGCGCATATTTATAGATAAAGAAGGCGGCATTACCGTGGAAGACTGCGCGACTGTAAGCAATCATCTGAGCCGCGTTTTTACGGTGGAAGACATTGATTACAAGCGTCTGGAAATTTCCAGTCCGGGCCTTGACCGCCCGTTGAAAAAAGCCGCCGATTTCGTCCGTTTTGCGGGACGGCAGGCCAAAATCAAAACCCGTCTGCCGATTGACGGACAAAAGAATTTCATCGGCCGTATCGAAAACTGCAAAAACGGTACGGTCAGCATTTCGTTTGACGGCAAAAGCGTGGATATTGAATTCGACAATATCGACAAAGCCCGTCTGCGTCCCGAATTCAATTTTTAA
- the nusA gene encoding transcription termination factor NusA — protein sequence MSREMLQLAEALASEKNVDTEVVFQALEFALSTAAKKKANREHMDVRVEIDRDTGEYRTFRRWLIVADEDYTYPDVEKTIEEIQEEIPGTEIQIGEYYEEQLENEGFGRQAAQTAKQIILQRIRDAEREQILNEFLARKEDIVSGTVKRVERHGIIVEVVSGKLDALIPRDQMIPRENFRSGDRIRALLLRVDEIGSTGRKQVILSRTDKNFLAKLYAMEVPEIEDGSLEIRAVARDPGQRAKVAVKANDQRIDPQGTCIGVRGSRVNAVSNELSGERIDVVLWSPETAQFVINALSPAEVTRIVIDEDKHAVDVVVAEDQLALAIGRGGQNVRLASDLTEWQLNIMTVAEADERNEAEDEAIRKLFTEHLNIDEETADILLQEGFATLEEVAYVPAAELLEIDGFDEEIVEVLRNRARDAILTLAIASEEKLEDVADDLRSLEGLDTEMLRDLAQAGIITRDDLAELAVDELIEITGVTEEEAKKVILAAREHWFTESN from the coding sequence ATGAGTCGTGAAATGTTGCAATTGGCCGAAGCATTGGCCAGCGAGAAAAACGTAGATACAGAAGTGGTGTTTCAGGCACTGGAATTTGCCCTTTCTACCGCCGCCAAAAAGAAAGCCAACCGCGAACATATGGATGTGCGCGTAGAAATCGACCGCGATACGGGCGAATACCGCACGTTCCGGCGTTGGCTGATTGTTGCCGACGAAGACTATACCTATCCCGATGTGGAAAAAACCATCGAGGAAATCCAAGAAGAAATCCCGGGTACGGAAATCCAAATCGGCGAATATTATGAAGAGCAGCTCGAAAACGAAGGCTTCGGCCGCCAAGCCGCGCAAACGGCGAAACAAATCATCCTGCAACGCATCCGCGATGCCGAGCGCGAGCAGATTCTGAATGAGTTTCTGGCAAGGAAAGAAGACATCGTTTCCGGTACGGTCAAGCGTGTCGAACGCCACGGCATCATCGTGGAGGTAGTGTCGGGCAAACTGGATGCGCTGATTCCCCGAGACCAAATGATTCCGCGTGAAAACTTCCGCAGCGGCGACCGTATCCGCGCTTTGCTGTTGCGAGTGGACGAAATCGGCAGTACCGGCCGCAAACAAGTCATCCTGAGCCGTACCGACAAAAATTTCCTGGCTAAGCTGTATGCGATGGAAGTACCGGAAATCGAGGACGGATCATTGGAAATCCGCGCCGTTGCACGCGATCCGGGGCAGCGGGCGAAAGTGGCCGTAAAAGCCAACGATCAACGTATCGATCCGCAGGGTACCTGCATCGGCGTACGCGGTTCGCGCGTGAACGCCGTCAGCAACGAGTTGTCAGGCGAACGTATCGACGTGGTATTGTGGTCGCCGGAAACGGCACAGTTCGTGATTAACGCACTCTCACCGGCAGAGGTAACGCGCATCGTGATTGACGAGGACAAACACGCGGTGGATGTCGTCGTGGCGGAAGACCAGCTTGCACTGGCCATCGGCCGCGGCGGACAAAATGTGCGTTTGGCTTCCGATCTGACCGAATGGCAGCTGAACATCATGACCGTGGCCGAAGCTGACGAGCGCAATGAGGCAGAAGACGAAGCCATCCGCAAACTCTTTACCGAACATCTGAACATCGACGAAGAAACCGCCGACATTCTGTTACAGGAAGGATTTGCCACGCTGGAAGAAGTGGCGTATGTGCCGGCTGCGGAACTGTTGGAAATCGATGGTTTCGACGAGGAAATCGTGGAGGTTCTGCGCAACCGTGCGCGCGACGCGATTCTGACGCTGGCCATTGCTTCCGAAGAAAAACTGGAGGATGTGGCCGACGACCTGCGTTCGCTGGAGGGGTTGGATACCGAAATGCTGCGGGATTTGGCACAGGCAGGTATCATCACCCGTGACGATTTGGCCGAACTGGCCGTGGACGAACTGATTGAAATTACCGGCGTTACTGAAGAGGAAGCCAAAAAAGTTATTTTGGCCGCCCGCGAACACTGGTTTACCGAAAGCAACTGA
- the infB gene encoding translation initiation factor IF-2, producing the protein MSNTTVEQFAAELKRSVDDLLKQLKSAGVEKNSGSDGLTLEDKSRLRDYLQKKNGNEGGGTISVRRTRTEESTVGGVKVETRRRSRAVVIPSAEISTETAKAEAEKVKMQAAAAEAARAEAEKAAAEKAEADKAAAEKAAEEKAKAQAEAAKLKAAKEAKTGTEKAGKTEHPAKEESQPKETRPAKQGKSAKSKETKKTTVEPEVPQPVVSAAEQAQRDEEARRAAAMRAHQEALLKEKQERQARREAMRQQVQQEAKAAKEGKSAEQGGVKTAESSQRPSEKAAAAGDKAAGSARMKKDDRHNRDDDNQSRNSKGKGGKGGRDRNAARGGDEERVRGGKKGKKLKLEPNQHAFQAPTEPVVHEVLVPETITVADLAHKMAVKGVEVVKALMKMGMMVTINQSIDQDTALIVVEELGHIGKPAAADDPEAFLDEGVEAVEAEALPRPPVVTVMGHVDHGKTSLLDYIRRAKVVQGEAGGITQHIGAYHVETPRGVITFLDTPGHEAFTAMRARGAKATDIVILVVAADDGVMPQTIEAIAHAKAAGVPMVVAVNKIDKEAANPERIRQELTAHEVVPDEWGGNVQFVDVSAKKGLNIDALLEAVLLEAEVLELTAPADAPAKGIIVEARLDKGRGAVATLLVQSGTLKKGDMLLAGTAFGKIRAMTDENGKAINEAGPSIPVEILGLSDVPNAGEDAMVLADEKKAREIALFRQGKYRDVRLAKQQAAKLENMFNNMGENQAQSLSVIIKADVQGSYEALAGSLKKLSNEEVVVNVLHSGVGGITESDVNLAIASGAFIIGFNVRADASARKLAENEDVEIRYYNIIYDAIDDVKAAMSGMLAPEQKEQVTGTVEIRQVISVSKVGNIAGCMVTDGVVKRDSHIRLIRNNVVIHTGELASLKRFKDDVKEVRMGFECGLMLKNFNEILEGDQLECFDVIEVARSL; encoded by the coding sequence ATGAGTAACACGACAGTAGAACAATTTGCCGCCGAACTGAAAAGGTCGGTAGACGACCTGCTGAAACAATTAAAAAGCGCCGGTGTGGAAAAAAACAGCGGTTCAGACGGCCTCACTTTGGAAGATAAGAGCCGTTTGCGCGATTACCTGCAAAAGAAAAACGGTAATGAAGGCGGCGGTACCATCAGCGTGCGCCGTACCAGAACCGAAGAAAGCACTGTCGGTGGAGTGAAAGTGGAAACCCGCCGCCGCAGCCGCGCGGTCGTGATTCCTTCTGCGGAAATATCAACGGAAACAGCCAAAGCCGAAGCGGAAAAAGTCAAAATGCAGGCGGCCGCGGCGGAAGCCGCAAGGGCTGAAGCGGAAAAAGCCGCGGCAGAGAAAGCGGAAGCGGATAAGGCTGCCGCTGAAAAAGCGGCGGAAGAAAAAGCTAAAGCGCAAGCGGAAGCGGCCAAGTTGAAAGCTGCCAAAGAGGCAAAAACCGGAACAGAGAAAGCGGGCAAAACGGAACATCCCGCCAAAGAGGAATCGCAACCCAAAGAAACTCGACCGGCCAAACAGGGTAAATCGGCCAAATCCAAGGAAACGAAAAAAACGACCGTCGAACCGGAGGTGCCGCAACCCGTAGTCAGCGCGGCAGAACAGGCGCAGCGTGACGAAGAGGCACGCAGGGCCGCCGCCATGCGCGCGCATCAGGAGGCGTTGCTGAAGGAAAAACAGGAGCGCCAAGCACGCCGCGAAGCCATGAGGCAACAAGTACAGCAGGAAGCAAAGGCTGCCAAAGAAGGTAAGTCCGCCGAACAAGGCGGCGTTAAAACGGCGGAATCTTCACAGAGGCCGTCTGAAAAAGCAGCGGCTGCCGGTGATAAAGCCGCCGGCTCCGCCCGCATGAAAAAAGACGACCGTCACAACCGCGACGATGATAACCAAAGCCGCAACAGCAAAGGTAAAGGCGGCAAAGGCGGCCGCGACCGTAATGCGGCACGCGGCGGTGATGAGGAACGCGTACGCGGCGGCAAGAAAGGCAAAAAGCTGAAACTCGAGCCGAACCAACATGCTTTCCAAGCGCCGACCGAACCTGTCGTTCACGAAGTCTTGGTTCCCGAAACCATTACCGTTGCCGACTTGGCACACAAAATGGCAGTCAAAGGCGTGGAAGTGGTCAAAGCCCTGATGAAAATGGGCATGATGGTGACCATCAACCAATCCATCGACCAAGATACCGCCCTGATTGTGGTGGAAGAACTCGGCCACATCGGCAAACCTGCCGCCGCCGACGATCCCGAAGCATTCTTGGATGAAGGCGTGGAAGCCGTGGAAGCCGAAGCGCTGCCGCGTCCGCCGGTTGTTACCGTCATGGGCCACGTCGACCACGGTAAAACCTCGCTGTTGGACTACATCCGCCGCGCCAAAGTGGTACAAGGCGAAGCGGGCGGTATTACCCAGCACATCGGTGCATACCACGTTGAAACTCCGCGCGGCGTGATTACCTTCTTGGATACTCCGGGTCACGAAGCGTTTACCGCCATGCGCGCGCGCGGTGCGAAAGCAACCGACATCGTGATTCTCGTGGTCGCAGCCGACGACGGCGTGATGCCGCAAACCATCGAAGCCATTGCACATGCCAAAGCGGCGGGCGTGCCGATGGTGGTTGCCGTCAACAAAATCGATAAAGAGGCGGCCAATCCCGAGCGTATCCGTCAAGAGCTGACCGCGCATGAAGTCGTGCCTGACGAATGGGGCGGTAATGTCCAGTTTGTCGATGTTTCCGCCAAAAAAGGTTTGAACATTGATGCGTTGCTGGAGGCGGTGTTGCTGGAGGCGGAAGTGTTGGAACTGACCGCGCCTGCCGATGCTCCGGCCAAAGGTATCATTGTTGAGGCCCGCCTTGATAAGGGGCGCGGCGCGGTAGCGACATTGTTGGTGCAAAGCGGTACGCTGAAAAAAGGCGATATGCTGCTGGCCGGTACGGCTTTTGGCAAAATCCGTGCCATGACCGATGAAAACGGCAAAGCCATTAATGAGGCAGGTCCGTCGATTCCTGTGGAAATCCTCGGTTTGTCGGACGTGCCGAATGCAGGCGAAGATGCAATGGTATTGGCAGACGAGAAAAAAGCCCGTGAAATTGCATTGTTCCGCCAAGGCAAATACCGCGATGTGCGTTTGGCCAAGCAACAGGCGGCGAAACTGGAAAATATGTTCAACAATATGGGCGAAAACCAAGCCCAGTCGTTGTCGGTCATTATCAAGGCCGACGTGCAAGGTTCTTATGAAGCCTTGGCAGGCAGTCTGAAAAAACTGTCCAACGAAGAAGTGGTAGTGAACGTGTTGCACAGCGGTGTCGGCGGGATTACCGAATCCGATGTCAACCTTGCCATTGCTTCGGGTGCGTTCATTATCGGTTTTAATGTGCGTGCCGATGCTTCCGCCCGCAAGCTGGCCGAAAATGAGGATGTGGAAATCCGCTACTACAACATTATTTACGACGCCATCGACGACGTGAAGGCCGCCATGAGCGGAATGTTGGCGCCGGAACAGAAAGAGCAGGTTACCGGTACGGTGGAAATCCGCCAGGTTATCAGCGTATCCAAGGTTGGCAATATTGCGGGCTGTATGGTTACCGACGGCGTGGTAAAACGCGATTCACACATCCGTTTGATTCGCAACAATGTCGTTATTCATACCGGCGAACTTGCCTCGCTGAAACGCTTTAAAGACGATGTTAAAGAAGTACGTATGGGCTTCGAATGCGGCCTGATGCTGAAAAACTTCAACGAAATCTTGGAAGGCGATCAGCTTGAATGTTTCGACGTTATCGAGGTAGCCCGTTCGCTGTAG
- a CDS encoding calcium-binding protein encodes MEANKGNVLTKAHTVYAVSPIKEASPKTMQGTAADDVYYVTGSTDKINEAVNGGTDSVYSNVSYVLPNNVENLTLTGTQNIYGLGNNADNTLTGNDGYNRLNGGRGNDTVYGMGGEDNISGGEGNDKLYGGEGKDSVNGDEGDDRLYGGNGDDILNGGKGNDILQGDMGEDTFVFNADSGHDTIIDNQGNNTVRFGSGIRADKISIAQTTNVSGNTDWVIKINDETSLTIRNQYLKTETEPAVNRFQFGAETYTARELALLKEGLSRPTYEEPPKNKIMGTAKDDVINGTDGRDVIDGGVGNDTLNGYAGNDELIGGDGNDTLNGGDGHDKLWGDQGQDTMRGGVGNDTYKVDDIGDTVIENPGEGIDSVNSSISYTLPANVENLELLGEANIYGAGNNADNLLVGNAGRNRLYSGRGNDIVDGGAGNDHINGGDGNDRLYGGKGDDIIYGGAGNDVLDGGTGKDRLYGGKGNDTYLFDGQTTVIDEASDRNTVRFDDKIDIGTLRLFTRAADGGGTDWIIASVRGEMTISRQFSDGLSNPVISRFEIGGKSYSAAEFQKAVSGGHYGKSLYGTSGNDTLRGTADDDYIDGGSDGRDTLYGGDGDDLIVEHSALILGVPDDKLYGGNGNDRLYADSGDDLLDGGAGNDYLEGGLHKDTYIFGRGYGHDTIFDFMFDLDDEYTPFIHTNTVKFTGGLTLDDLSISVTRGYGKEGIGYMPHLNDFVTTPRTDGDTWNISIKGTDDVLTIKNQMWMGAVSNFEFDSGSYTFNQIIQHFGLRISHLSDDGKVIEYLDDRTIGPSSSFYEGREHIIYGTDKGDKIHIQGDYLKNTTFYGGKGNDTVEVERKTIVDAGIGDDKITFKGDSDTVVFGKGSGHDTLSIGEGIGEAGVRFSDGLSIKDLEITTGTNWTIKLKGTDDTLTILNAHTNNADSFTFASGGSYTASQLLKAVGADDVTANNGVI; translated from the coding sequence ATGGAAGCGAACAAAGGTAATGTTTTAACAAAAGCACACACTGTTTATGCAGTAAGCCCAATTAAAGAAGCGTCTCCGAAAACCATGCAGGGAACGGCGGCAGACGATGTTTATTATGTAACCGGCAGCACGGATAAAATCAATGAAGCCGTCAACGGCGGTACGGACAGTGTATACAGCAATGTCAGCTACGTTTTGCCGAATAATGTTGAAAACCTTACGCTGACCGGTACGCAGAATATTTACGGTTTGGGTAACAATGCCGACAATACTCTGACCGGCAACGACGGTTACAACCGTTTGAACGGCGGCCGCGGCAACGATACCGTCTACGGCATGGGCGGTGAAGACAATATCAGCGGTGGCGAGGGTAACGACAAACTCTACGGAGGCGAGGGCAAAGATTCGGTCAACGGTGACGAAGGTGATGACAGGCTTTATGGCGGGAACGGCGACGATATTCTCAACGGCGGCAAGGGTAACGATATATTGCAGGGCGATATGGGCGAAGATACTTTTGTTTTCAATGCCGACAGCGGGCACGATACCATCATCGATAATCAAGGTAACAATACCGTGCGATTCGGCAGCGGAATCCGTGCAGATAAAATTTCAATCGCGCAGACAACCAATGTTTCCGGTAATACGGATTGGGTCATCAAAATCAATGATGAAACTTCGTTAACCATCCGCAACCAATATTTGAAAACGGAAACCGAACCCGCCGTCAACCGGTTTCAATTCGGAGCAGAGACTTATACGGCGCGTGAATTGGCTTTGCTGAAAGAAGGGCTGTCTCGGCCGACTTATGAAGAACCGCCTAAAAATAAAATCATGGGAACTGCCAAAGATGACGTTATAAACGGTACGGACGGTAGGGATGTTATTGACGGCGGCGTCGGTAACGATACGCTCAACGGATATGCCGGAAATGACGAATTGATCGGCGGGGATGGCAACGACACGCTCAACGGCGGCGACGGACACGACAAACTCTGGGGCGATCAGGGGCAAGATACCATGCGCGGCGGCGTCGGAAACGATACTTACAAAGTGGACGACATCGGAGATACGGTTATTGAAAATCCGGGCGAAGGGATTGACAGCGTAAACAGCAGTATCAGCTATACTTTGCCGGCCAATGTTGAGAATCTTGAGTTATTGGGAGAGGCGAATATTTATGGCGCGGGCAATAATGCCGATAATTTGCTGGTAGGCAATGCAGGCCGTAACCGTCTGTACAGCGGTCGGGGTAACGATATCGTAGATGGCGGAGCCGGCAACGATCACATCAACGGAGGTGATGGAAACGACAGGCTCTATGGCGGAAAGGGAGACGATATTATCTATGGCGGAGCCGGCAACGATGTTTTGGACGGCGGAACAGGTAAAGACCGTCTGTATGGCGGAAAGGGCAACGATACTTATCTCTTCGACGGGCAAACCACCGTTATCGATGAGGCTTCCGACCGCAATACCGTCAGATTTGACGATAAAATCGATATCGGTACGCTTAGGCTGTTTACCCGTGCAGCCGACGGCGGCGGTACGGATTGGATTATTGCTTCCGTAAGAGGGGAAATGACCATCAGCCGCCAGTTTTCAGACGGCCTGTCCAATCCGGTTATCAGCAGATTTGAAATCGGCGGAAAATCATACAGTGCGGCCGAGTTTCAGAAAGCGGTGAGCGGAGGGCATTACGGCAAAAGTCTGTACGGTACCTCAGGAAATGACACGCTGCGGGGAACGGCCGACGATGATTATATTGATGGCGGCAGCGACGGAAGGGATACTCTCTACGGCGGAGACGGGGATGACCTCATCGTTGAACACAGTGCCTTAATTTTGGGTGTGCCTGACGATAAACTCTATGGCGGTAACGGCAATGACAGACTTTACGCAGATTCAGGAGACGATTTGCTGGATGGGGGCGCGGGTAATGACTATCTGGAAGGAGGATTGCATAAGGATACCTATATTTTCGGCAGAGGATACGGGCACGATACCATCTTTGATTTCATGTTTGATCTTGATGATGAATACACTCCCTTCATCCATACGAATACTGTGAAATTCACCGGCGGGCTGACGCTGGATGACTTGTCAATTTCCGTAACCCGTGGATACGGCAAAGAAGGTATCGGCTATATGCCCCATCTTAATGATTTTGTTACCACTCCCCGCACGGACGGAGATACATGGAATATTTCGATTAAAGGTACGGATGATGTGCTGACCATCAAAAACCAGATGTGGATGGGGGCGGTGTCCAATTTTGAATTTGATAGCGGCAGCTATACTTTCAATCAGATTATCCAGCATTTCGGCTTGCGAATTTCGCATTTATCCGACGACGGCAAGGTAATCGAATATCTGGATGATAGGACAATAGGTCCAAGCAGTTCTTTTTATGAAGGAAGGGAACACATAATCTACGGTACGGATAAAGGAGATAAAATTCATATCCAAGGCGATTATCTCAAAAACACCACTTTTTACGGAGGCAAGGGTAACGATACCGTTGAAGTGGAGCGAAAAACAATTGTCGATGCCGGTATCGGCGACGATAAGATTACTTTCAAGGGAGATTCCGATACCGTAGTTTTCGGCAAGGGGAGCGGACATGATACCCTGAGTATCGGAGAAGGGATCGGCGAGGCCGGCGTGCGTTTTTCAGACGGCCTGAGCATCAAGGATTTGGAAATCACCACCGGTACCAACTGGACAATCAAGTTGAAAGGTACCGACGATACGCTGACTATCCTGAATGCTCACACGAATAATGCCGATAGTTTCACATTCGCTTCGGGAGGAAGCTATACCGCTTCGCAACTGTTGAAGGCCGTAGGTGCAGATGATGTGACGGCCAATAACGGAGTGATTTGA
- the clpP gene encoding ATP-dependent Clp endopeptidase proteolytic subunit ClpP encodes MTFDFNNYLVPTVIEQSGRGERAFDIYSRLLKERIVFLVGPVDDQSANLVVAQLLFLESENPDKDIFFYINSPGGSVSAGMSIYDTMNFIKPNVSTLCLGQAASMGAFLLSAGEKGKRFALPNSRIMIHQPLISGGLSGQASDIEIHAKELLKLKEKLNRLLAKHCGRDLADLERDTDRDNYMSAEEAKEYGLVDQVLENRASMQA; translated from the coding sequence ATGACCTTCGACTTCAATAATTACCTCGTGCCGACCGTTATCGAGCAAAGCGGCCGGGGCGAACGCGCTTTTGATATTTATTCACGTCTGCTCAAAGAACGCATCGTATTTCTGGTCGGTCCGGTGGACGACCAATCCGCCAATCTGGTCGTGGCGCAACTGCTGTTTCTGGAAAGCGAAAATCCCGACAAAGATATTTTCTTTTACATCAATTCTCCGGGCGGCTCCGTATCGGCGGGCATGTCGATTTACGACACCATGAACTTTATCAAACCCAACGTATCGACCCTGTGTCTCGGCCAAGCCGCCAGCATGGGGGCATTCCTGCTGTCCGCCGGTGAAAAAGGCAAACGCTTCGCCCTGCCCAACAGCCGCATTATGATTCACCAGCCGCTCATCAGCGGCGGCCTCTCAGGTCAGGCATCAGACATTGAAATCCACGCTAAAGAGTTGCTCAAACTGAAAGAAAAGCTCAACCGCCTGCTCGCCAAACATTGCGGCCGCGATCTGGCCGATTTGGAACGCGACACCGACCGCGATAACTACATGTCGGCCGAGGAAGCCAAGGAATACGGCTTGGTCGACCAAGTTTTGGAAAACCGCGCCTCTATGCAGGCGTGA
- the tig gene encoding trigger factor encodes MSVTVETLENLERKVIVSLAWADINAETDKRLKQTQRRVKIDGFRPGKAPLKMVASMYGASVQNEVINELVQRAFYDIAVSENLKVAGFPRFEGVEEQDDKDSLKIAAIFEVFPEVSIGDLSASEIEKVTSEVGDAEVEKTVEILRKQRTRFNHVDRAAQNSDRVIIDFEGKIDGEPFAGGSSKNYAFVLGSGQMLPEFEAGIAGMKAGESKDVEVNFPEDYHGKDVAGKTAVFTITLNNVSEATLPEVDAEFAKALGIADGDVAKMREEVKKNVAREVERRTQEQTKESVMDALLKAVELQVPNALVNDEATRLAEEMKQNFVNQGMANAGQVNLPADMFKEQAHRRVALGLILAKLVEENKLEPTEEQIKAVVANFAESYEDPQEVIDWYYADANRLQGPTSLAVESNVVNFVLGKAKVTEKTLSFDEVMGAQA; translated from the coding sequence ATGAGCGTAACTGTTGAAACTTTAGAAAACTTGGAACGCAAAGTAATAGTGTCTTTGGCTTGGGCCGACATTAACGCTGAAACCGACAAACGTCTGAAACAAACCCAACGCCGCGTTAAAATCGACGGCTTCCGTCCGGGCAAAGCCCCGCTGAAAATGGTCGCCTCTATGTACGGCGCAAGCGTTCAGAACGAAGTTATAAACGAATTGGTGCAACGCGCGTTCTACGACATCGCCGTAAGCGAAAACCTGAAAGTCGCCGGCTTCCCCCGTTTTGAAGGCGTGGAAGAACAGGACGACAAAGATTCCCTCAAAATCGCCGCCATCTTCGAAGTATTCCCCGAAGTCAGCATCGGCGATTTATCCGCCAGCGAAATCGAAAAAGTAACTTCCGAAGTCGGTGACGCCGAAGTCGAGAAAACCGTGGAAATCCTGCGCAAACAACGTACCCGTTTCAACCATGTCGACCGCGCGGCCCAAAACAGCGACCGCGTCATCATCGACTTCGAAGGTAAAATCGACGGCGAACCGTTTGCCGGCGGTTCTTCTAAAAATTACGCCTTCGTACTGGGTTCCGGTCAGATGCTGCCCGAATTTGAAGCCGGCATCGCCGGCATGAAAGCGGGCGAAAGCAAAGACGTGGAAGTCAACTTCCCCGAAGACTACCACGGTAAAGACGTTGCCGGTAAAACTGCAGTATTCACCATCACCCTGAACAACGTATCCGAAGCCACCCTGCCGGAAGTGGATGCCGAATTTGCCAAAGCGTTAGGCATTGCAGACGGCGATGTTGCCAAAATGCGCGAAGAAGTGAAGAAAAACGTAGCGCGCGAAGTGGAGCGCCGTACGCAAGAACAAACCAAAGAATCCGTGATGGATGCGCTGCTCAAAGCGGTCGAGCTCCAAGTGCCCAATGCCCTTGTCAACGACGAAGCCACACGGCTGGCGGAAGAAATGAAGCAGAACTTTGTCAATCAAGGCATGGCTAATGCAGGCCAAGTGAACCTGCCGGCGGACATGTTCAAAGAACAGGCGCACCGCCGTGTGGCATTGGGTCTGATTCTGGCCAAACTGGTTGAAGAAAACAAACTGGAACCGACCGAAGAGCAAATCAAAGCCGTGGTTGCCAACTTTGCCGAAAGCTATGAAGACCCGCAGGAAGTCATTGATTGGTATTACGCGGACGCAAACCGCCTGCAGGGCCCGACATCGCTGGCCGTCGAAAGCAACGTCGTCAACTTCGTGCTGGGTAAAGCCAAAGTAACCGAAAAAACCTTATCGTTCGACGAAGTCATGGGCGCTCAAGCCTAA